The sequence ttctataatttaactCACAGGGCagaatttacttttatatttttttcttcataaatgcAATTAATTATAGGTACAATAAACACAAAGCGTTCGAATGCAAATTTCTTCAAACAGGTACTTGAGTTtctttaaaaacttaatttctAATCTGTTCCATAGTATTGCGCATTGTAGGAGAACTGCTCCGTTTGGCTCGCCTCCAACACAATGGAGATCAAACGCTGACCAATGCCGCCAGCCACCACGTAAGCATTGCCTTCGAGGCTATCCTGTTCGCAGACGATTTCGACATAAGTGAGAACGCTGGCCGAAACCGAGTCCGATTGAGGGTAACTCAATTGAATAGTCACATCCTTCGCCACCTGATAGTTGAAGACATCGGCAGCCTGTGCAACCAAGTGATCACCTAAAAAATGTAGTAGAaagagaaattgaaaaattagtgGATTGAAGTGAGTgaatgagtgagtgagtgagtgaaggGTCAGAGTAAATGCAGATATTTCCTATTTTCGAGTAAAAAAGTGAAaggaggtatttttttttttgtatttactccAGAGCAATGCCAGGCACAACTGAtgcaaatgaatttaaaattagtttttaattttttttttttctcatttatcaAGCGTTTGGAGTCATGAAAACgaagttaaaatttatttaaaattttttttttctcgtttttcaAGCGTTTGGAGTCATGAAAACgaagttaaaatttatttaaaattttttttttctcgtttttcaAGCGTTTGGAGTCATGAAAACgaagttaaaatttatttaaaattttttttttctcgtttttcaAGCGTTTGGAGTCATGAAAACGAAgttaacatttatttaaaattttttttttctcgtttttcaAGCGTTTGGAGTCATGTatcaaggttttttttttgttagaagaAATATCacgtttaatttttcaaaaaaaaaaaatcaatgcatGTAGTTCGCTCAAAATTTTGATTGTAAGTGGGTACCTACTTCTGAGTGACCAAATTAATCGCTTTACTTAGATTAGGAAAAATGagtattaaaacttatttcgaAATTGAGAGCGTTACTGAACTTTtgcgccttttcaaatttcaagtaCATTTTCACTTGGGCTTGGTTaagaaatatttcctttttaattttggcaCAAATCAGTTTGAGGTTCTAAATCATGATTGAGGTGCATCTAGTTTTCCTCGAAAATAGTGACGTCATAACTTATTTTCCCATATTTTTAGATTTAGCGCAGTTGTCGTTTCGAAAACTCACCTGAAACCCGTGCGCCCAGCGTGTATCGCACCGATTGGCTCCTTGCTTGGCTCTCCTCCTTCGTCATACGCGACAAAACCAATTCTGGATGCTGCTTCTGAAATTCAGTCAAATCCGTGACAACCGTAATGTCAAGCTCTTTCTGCCCCGTTAGGCTGTTGCTGCTATCTCTGGCGACACCACCGTCCACTACGGCAATCGCCAAACAGGCGACCAGAGCAATTGAAACCACAGACGATATACgcgaatacatattttttagtaaaaaatttatttgatttgagaTTACAATAAAATTGTTAGAATTTTCTAGCCGGAAATGGCACTGCTAAGAACTGTTATCAAAACTGAATGACAACGCCAGGTAGCAAAAGCGACTATTTATACTGAAACAACGAGTGGCCGATTGATTGGCAATACAGAAAGATATGAAAAACTCAGTGCttatcaaaaacaaatataaaacacTTTCAACAGGTGCTGaagaaattggaaaagaaaaaaaaactaaccgcaaaaagtatgaaaaaagaATCACAACTGATAAGTGGCGCATCGCTAATGATAAGCATCGacaatacaattaaaaatgtgAAGTTGGGGAAGGAGGAAGAGAGAGGATATGCGAATGATAGAgtgtaataatttttacttcaatgctgtattttttttttttgctgaaaatgtTTTGgggtaaatatttatgttttttgtgcTGTAACAAAGGTGTTCTACTgtctggtttttttttcttcttctttttttcttttgttttgtttggcaAAAGATTAATTAACTATGATTCAGTCAAAATATATCGAGAAACTAGAAATATTTAGGTCtcgtacaaaaaaaatatttctttgaatattatttgttttcttaaacAAAACAAGACATACACCtgattctctttttacacgaatttgatCTAACACGAgttaaaaagaaacaacaaagcttttgctttgttttaagacgattttcaatattttatgaatttttcttgaatctTATAGAGCAAATATAgggtccagcactcgaagtgtaaccaacttcagaccgctcgcatAGCTGATACACGAGCATGGTCGCTATCCAATCGGTTCcatcggaaaagtattctggaggttgctttgaagtcgaGGGCAGACacacatttcggtggcagaccatggacgttttaacaggactcggcaccttctcacaaagctcgagtgaaccaagaatggctaaaaaacaacgttccgaacttcataacgtccacacaatagctctcaaattcaccagacgcggatccgatggattattctcgtTGGGCCATTTTAGAGAGccaggtccgaactaaaagattcaccagtctcgaggcgctgaaaacagccattgtccgcgagttggccaaaatacctgcaagtcacattcgggcagcttgcaattcgtttctagaccatctcaaggccatagtcaaggaaaaaagtggtcatatcgagcaaaagtaaattgattcttaattttgtattattttcacaaattttttactttcaattgaataaaagttattttccaAACTTGATTTATGGTCTTTTTAATCGGTTACAGTTCGAGTGTCAGACACTGTAGAGTGAGATTTTTTTGCGCATGCACGGagcgtttaaattaatcttagGAAAAGTCTCTATGGCTTGGTAGATTTTGCTCTCaccgtttaataatttatttcttatagtatacagtgagtcaaaaaagtattggcacactcgaaaaatcaaagttctcagtgctataacttttcttctaatgaaagtataaaaaaaatagaaaacggtgTTTCCtaaatgtaattatttattaggtatctgaacaaaaaaaaaaattaatattgacaTAGGTTTACAGGCTCAACCTTGAAaggtaaaataaggcacaaattcacatcaaaaaagtattggcacattcTTTTTGTTAGCTTATGCTTTTGGCGTCGTAACGGTAAACTCCCGTTGTTTTCACTCTCGCTTTTTTACTTATTCGTACGTTTTAGGAATTGCTTACGGTCGCAATCACTTTTGATCGCAATTTCAACGGGCATGGACCGTGGCCGTGGTGCTGATATTTCCCTAGAACTacgtcaataataataaaactgtatttagaaaaaaaattctatcgcGAAATTGGCAAACTTGTCGATAAATCATGGTCCAGCGTTATTGCAATACTGTCAAAATAGCTCCGGAGAGCAGATCTGGccgcccaaaaaaattaaccaaacgaCTGGAGGCGAATTGTGGTGTCCACGGTGgcacaaaatccaaaaacttCGGCTGTCAAATTGTGCGAGGCCCTGCAAAATTCATTTGGAATCAATTTCAACCCCCAAACTGTTCAGAATACCCTATATAAGGCTGGGTATCATGGCCGGGTTCCTCGACGTAAACCCTTAATTTCgaaggtaaataagaaaaactgGCTAGAATTTGCTAAACAGCATTTAAATAAGCCTGACGCTTTTTGAAGCACCACCATTTTTAGTgatgaatcaaaattcaatttatttagatCAGATGGAGCACCAAAAGAAAGCCAAATAAAGAACTTCAAGAGAACAACCTGCTCAAAACAGTTAAACACGGTGGAGGAAATGTGATGGTTTGGTGGTGTTTCGCGGCATCTGATGCCGGAAAGCTCGTGTTCATAGCTTAGACAATGGATAAGCATGTGTATCGCGACATTcttgaagaaaatttaagtcCAAGTGTCGAAGAACTGGGTCCTAACTTGGCAATTTCAGCAAGATAATGATCCAAAACATTCGTCTTATCTTGTGCAAGAGTGGTTGATATGCAAACAGCAGATCGCAAAGTATAAATAAACACGAATCGCAATTTACGAAATGAATCAAAGTTCGGACATAATATCTTTCATGCCCACTGTGCAAAGCACCGATTGGCAGGTGGCctattaaaagtaataaaagtaaGCTTTCAATAATCACTTGAGCAATATTACCAAACTGCCAAACGAAATTGCTTCGATTTATGTTAATTAGCTTGATTTGTTTACTAAATAACTGCTCCGCATTTATcagtaatttttctaattagGAATCACTCCTAGATAGCCAATAGTGCGATAGCCGACGTTGCCTAACTCACTTGATTGGAattatctaaaattaattttagtactTGAAAAAATGCAAAGTATTAACGGATGTTACCCTTATGACTCATTCGAGAAATTCTAAGAAATCTACTTTTATAATTAGTGGAAGTGATGCGAATACTATAAATATATGAAGTATAGATAAGTGCCTGCTAAATCACCTCGATTGTCTTATCAATATCATTAAATGATTCATACTTGAGATTTATGGGCATTACTATTACGACAAGACTTAACGAGAAAAGAACAATAAAAGTCTTTGTTTCCGGTAGTTTCTGAAGCGATACTTAGGACTGCACCAACGACtgtgaaatatttgaaatttttatacaaacgaATTATGGAGttgaaaactcaattttttttggtttacataaaaaagcaatcatttttattattaaaggaATTCGTTCATTCATGTGGGTGCCTCGGCTAGCTTTGTGTTACCGCACCGAATACTTTCATTCGTACGATacggttggttggttagttaaagtggtgattctaaGAGAtttccaactagcgcttccgcaccattttgttgccacaccctcgttaccaacttttttaatggttatttacagcaggatTATATCCAgtatgtgcggtttaagaaGCTTATTAGGTTGtcgacgtctaagccagacagttgttcgagattctcgaataGCGGTTGGCCCAGGATTAACATTcagtccttccatagggcagggcattcacagaggaaatggaggaTTGTTTCCTTGTCCTCCGGTTGTTTGTAACTGTGACAGTATttgttgtgagggatacccattttggctgcttgttccccGTTcggaccaaaagccagttatgactgccgttagtctccaggcgtcccgtcatttcatgcttattaatatcaacgattgcttgaggttgtagatgGGCCATGACGTTctactaattttgcatttcgtcgggtctttccatctacaatccgcgatttggaggtatttttgggaaactatattcttgactgcacctaatggtgtgaataccgatacaagatggcagatccccctcttgccagttcatctgctttttcgttaccttcaatggtccgatgtcctggtacccagattaaggtaactttatggtttacactcaaagtggtgaggctattcctactttgttccatcactttagaggttgttgtagccgaacgcagtgcctggattgcagcttggctatccgaaagaataccGATATAGCCCTTAAAAGAaagatctgcgattagtagcctacaagcttccccaattgccagtacttccaccTGGAAGACCCTGCAGGTCTTAGGGAggcgcacagatttctcaattttaagtctgtgagaatatggTATATGCCAGATCCAACACCACAGTCCATTTTACttccatccgtatagactgtagtgtcgaagttgttccGAAAGAATCCCTTAATctattcttccttagatgggaagagagtggcaaaattcctattgaatgttactgtcgggacgatgtagtcagtcctcaccgaggttaactgagtttgtctcAATAGTAGACTGGCAaaaccataagttttttctttccagcgacccgcttcatttaaactaaatgcactcatggttgccgtcttcttaatatgtaggttggtaccttatatctggtgctGAAAAGCACTAGTTCTgctttacgcgggtttaaacttagaccACATCCTGTgtcccaagagttaagctcgcatAATGcactttggatgatcccactgatcgtattagtgTGTCGTACGATATGAGTCGTATCtctttctgtctgtcacttctctcctttcctcctttccGGAACTTCGAATTCAATAGGCTccttagcctgagtgtttcagGAGTTACCATTCTCTCGGTGTTTCTTGTCTcatctttttcaaatttcaatttcagccgatccgctgaatctttattctctcatcgttccatcatctGTGATATTTGCCGCCGCAAAGAATTTTTCTCTTGAACACGCCAATGATTTTGTCGTCCATCATTaaggataaaattttcaaagtagcacttgttggcaagggaGATTCTCCATgggtttcaaggctgacat comes from Anastrepha ludens isolate Willacy chromosome 3, idAnaLude1.1, whole genome shotgun sequence and encodes:
- the LOC128857201 gene encoding uncharacterized protein LOC128857201, with translation MYSRISSVVSIALVACLAIAVVDGGVARDSSNSLTGQKELDITVVTDLTEFQKQHPELVLSRMTKEESQARSQSVRYTLGARVSGDHLVAQAADVFNYQVAKDVTIQLSYPQSDSVSASVLTYVEIVCEQDSLEGNAYVVAGGIGQRLISIVLEASQTEQFSYNAQYYGTD